A stretch of the Enoplosus armatus isolate fEnoArm2 chromosome 13, fEnoArm2.hap1, whole genome shotgun sequence genome encodes the following:
- the alox5ap gene encoding arachidonate 5-lipoxygenase-activating protein — translation MDSSSIVVEHTYLLVIVTLISVLQNAFFAQKVEKEGNSQNAHTPAFERLSCANRNCMDTYPTFLAVLWCAGLCLNQAPAAFAGIIYILVRQKYFVGYMGQTSQSTPGFLFGKRVLVFLFLMCVVGTFNYLLKRFYGSDYKEYVDTITSAASALLLIP, via the exons ATGGACTCCAGCAGCATAGTGGTGGAACATACCTACCTCCTGGTCATCGTCACCCTCATCAGCGTACTTCAGAACg CATTCTTTGCCCAGAAGGTAGAGAAGGAAGGCAACAGTCAAAATGCCCACACACCTGCTTTTGAACGACTTTCTTGTGCCAA TCGTAACTGCATGGACACTTATCCCACTTTCCTGGCAGTGCTGTGGTGTGCCGGTCTGTGCCTCAATCAAG CTCCAGCTGCCTTTGCTGGGATCATCTATATTCTAGTAAGGCAGAAGTACTTTGTTGGATACATGGGACAAACCTCACAAAG CACCCCGGGCTTCCTGTTTGGAAAACGTGTCCTCGTCTTCCTGTTCCTGATGTGCGTTGTGGGAACCTTCAACTACCTGCTGAAGCGCTTCTATGGCAGCGACTATAAAGAATACGTAGACACCATCACCAGCGCTGCGTCTGCTCTTCTCCTCATCCCTTAG
- the LOC139295459 gene encoding mesenteric estrogen-dependent adipogenesis protein, giving the protein MTLNKLSHGRLRATEVEEFLRKPPAGFSVEALGSGYRVHSDPEKSLVLIDDFDSCRGKIVFQNSPGRKVKMQNLWEYTTMRKSLLSKRIYLLISACEENLSLNKKAASEARVLQQYVVSIEGNDPFIKWQMERGLDWTIASVAGESYRVEIDFSELLESWAAKNIHITTDEPLKVKPVWRDASFTLKYYSDALFDFPHWFGFSKRKFNLRLT; this is encoded by the exons ATGACGTTAAACAAACTGTCCCACGGCAGGTTGAGAGCGACAGAAGTAGAAGAGTTCCTGAGAAAACCTCCGGCCGGGTTCTCCGTGGAGGCTCTCGGCTCTGGGTACCGAGTCCACAGCGATCCGGAGAAGAGCCTGGTGCTCATCGATGACTTCGACTCCTGCAGAGGGAAAATAGTTTTCCAGAACTCGCCGGGAAG GAAAGTTAAAATGCAGAATCTCTGGGAGTACACCACCATGAGAAAGAGCCTGCTGTCCAAGAGGATCTATCTGCTGATCTCTGCCTGCGAAGAAAACCTTTCATTGAACAAAAAGGCAGCCAGTGAAGCCAGAG TGCTGCAGCAGTACGTGGTGTCCATCGAAGGCAACGATCCTTTCATCAAgtggcagatggagagaggccTGGACTGGACCATCGCCTCTGTTGCTGGGGAAAGCTACAGGGTGGAG ATTGACTTTTCTGAACTATTGGAGAGCTGGGCAGCGAAAAACATCCACATCACAACTGATGAACCATTAAAAGTCAAGCCTGTGTGGAGAGACGCCTCCTTCACCCTCAAATACTACTCTGATGCCCTCTTTGACTTCCCACACTGGTTTGGCTTCAGCAAAAGAAAATTTAAC CTGAGACTGACATGA
- the b3glctb gene encoding beta-1,3-glucosyltransferase, whose amino-acid sequence MSHHNVVNRCKLVALLLLWLGPSAGDKHTGCAHAAECQEHTAHSSVGMEEVVLVIQSQRNSYHARRGGQRKVQILQQAAELGQGVPVVLLLHELSEYEGDWSILPALPLLSATYGQSASWFFFIEEETSVTLPALLQVLHRYPVQGEWFLGKHLQDNEASIIHHYAFSEDPSSFSYPDPAAGWALSMPLLQRLAERIQHEHLKSDFTIDLKHEIALYIWEEGNGPKLTAVPEFCTETGDNCATMFTTYLPNCGDPVSRKDLFVAVKTCQKFHSERVPVVKATWEKDAGFLEYYSDVTDASIPTISLGVPNTERGHCGKTFAILRQFLSKAVPKADWLLIADDDTLINLPRLRQLLRCYDPTEAVSLGEKYGYGLVQSGYSYTTGGGGMVLSRVAVSRLVSSGCRCYSDDAPDDMVLGRCFTSLGVPITHSPLFHQARPDDYSRALTSLQQAISFHKHWNIDPVAMYKHWLQDAHPRDEL is encoded by the exons ATGTCACACCATAATGTGGTTAACAGATGCAAACTGGTGGCTTTGCTTCTTCTTTGGCTTG GCCCCTCCgctggagacaaacacacaggttgTGCTCAT GCAGCAGAGTGCCAGGAGCACACCGCGCACAGCTCTGTTG gaATGGAGGAGGTGGTGTTAGTGATCCAGAGTCAGAGGAACTCCTACCACGCCCGGCGAGGTGGTCAGAGGAAGGTGCAGAttctgcagcaggcagctgaacTGGGACAG GGTGTTCcagttgttcttcttctccatgAGCTGTCAGAGTATGAAGGGGATTGGAGTATCCTCCCTGCGCTTCCTCT TCTCTCTGCCACTTATGGCCAATCAGCATCCTGGTTTTTCTTCATAGAGGAGGAAACCAGTGTCACGCTGCCTGCTCTGCTGCAGGTCCTGCACAGATATCCAGTCCAAGGG GAATGGTTTTTGGGTAAGCATCTCCAGGACAACGAGGCCTCCATCATCCACCACTATGCCTTCTCTGAAGACCCCAGTTCCTTTAGTTACCCTGACCCTGCAGCAGGCTGGGCGCTCAGCATGCCGCTGCtccagag ACTCGCTGAGCGGATCCAACACGAGCATCTGAAGTCAGATTTTACCATCGACTTGAAACATGAG ATTGCGTTGTATATTTGGGAGGAAGGAAACGGTCCGAAGCTGACAGCAGTTCCAGAGTTTTGcacagagacaggagacaaCTGTGCTACGATGTTTACAACCTACCTGCCCAACTGT GGAGATCCAGTGTCGAGGAAGGACCTATTTGTTGCTGTGAAAACTTGCCAAAAATTCCACTCGgagcgag TACCGGTGGTGAAAGCCACCTGGGAGAAAGATGCTGGGTTTTTAGAGTATTACAGCGATGTCACTGATGCCTCCATACCCACAATCAGTCTGGGAGTGCCCAATACTGAGAGAG GACATTGTGGGAAGACATTTGCCATCTTGAGGCAGTTCCTGAGCAAAGCTGTGCCGAAGGCTGATTGGCTACTCATTGCTGATGACGATACACTCATCAA TTTACCCAGGTTGCGGCAATTGCTGCGTTGCTATGACCCAACAGAAGCAGTGAGCTTGGGGGAGAAATATGGCTACGGCTTGGTTCAGAGCGGATACAGCTACACCAccggaggaggagg gatggTGCTCAGTAGGGTGGCGGTGTCCAGGCTAGTTTCCAGTGGTTGTCGCTGCTACAGTGACGATGCTCCTGATGACATGGTGCTGGGCAGATGCTTCACTTCCCTGGGTGTTCCCATCACACACAGTCCACTGTTCCACCAG gCCCGACCGGATGACTACTCTAGGGCATTGACGTCCTTGCAGCAGGCCATCTCCTTCCACAAGCACTGGAACATAGATCCCGTGGCCATGTACAAACACTGGCTGCAGGACGCACACCCACGAGATGAACTGTAG